One Aegilops tauschii subsp. strangulata cultivar AL8/78 chromosome 7, Aet v6.0, whole genome shotgun sequence genomic window carries:
- the LOC109732191 gene encoding UDP-glycosyltransferase CGT, with product MASSSRDDRAGAAAPRPRIVLIPSAGMGHLAPFSRLAAALSSGHTCNVSLVTVLPTVSSAESGHLDALFAAFPAVRRLDFQLPPLDAPELSGADPFYVHYEATRRSARLLAPLLAAADASALVADISLASVLIPVASELRLPCYVFFTASATMFSFYAYYPTYLDAAGAGDADVPGVYRIPKSSFPQALHDRNNLFTQQFVANGQSLSKADGLLINTFDALEPEAVTALRQGSVVPGFPPVFNVGPLSPVSFPARASSDYSAWLDAQPERSVVYVSFGSRKALARDQLSELADGLEASGCRFLWVVKGTVVDKDDGAELSELLGEGFLQRVSGRALVTKAWVEQGEVLKHPAIGMFVSHCGWNSLTEAFASGVPVLAWPRFADQRVNAGIVARRGAGVWVERWSWEGDDGVVKGEEIAEKVKSVMADEMLRRSSTVVREAAMTAVAGGGTSYRSLAELVARCCDGSASNAPSEA from the coding sequence ATGGCCTCCAGCTCCAGAGACGACCGTGCGGGAGCCGCAGCGCCGCGCCCGCGCATCGTCCTCATCCCGAGCGCCGGCATGGGCCACCTGGCGCCCTtcagccgcctcgccgccgccctctcctccGGCCACACCTGCAATGTCTCCCTCGTGACGGTCCTCCCCACCGTGTCGTCGGCGGAGTCCGGCCACCTCGACGCGCTGTTCGCCGCGTTCCCGGCCGTCCGCAGGCTCGACTTCCAACTCCCACCGCTCGACGCGCCCGAGCTCTCCGGCGCCGACCCGTTCTACGTGCACTACGAGGCCACGCGCCGCTCCGCGCGCCTCCTGGCCccgctcctcgccgccgccgacgcgTCCGCGCTCGTCGCCGACATCTCGCTGGCCTCCGTGCTCATCCCCGTGGCCAGCGAGCTCCGCCTCCCGTGCTACGTCTTCTTCACCGCGTCCGCCACCATGTTCTCCTTCTACGCCTACTACCCCACCTACTTGGACGCCGCGGGAGCCGGCGACGCCGACGTCCCCGGGGTGTACCGCATCCCGAAGTCTTCCTTCCCGCAGGCTCTGCACGACCGTAACAACCTCTTCACCCAGCAGTTCGTCGCCAACGGCCAGAGCCTCTCGAAAGCCGACGGCCTCCTCATCAACACGTTCGACGCCTTGGAGCCGGAGGCCGTGACGGCGCTGCGACAGGGCTCGGTTGTCCCTGGGTTCCCGCCGGTGTTTAACGTCGGGCCGCTCAGCCCGGTGAGCTTCCCGGCGAGGGCATCCTCTGACTACTCGGCATGGCTCGACGCGCAGCCGGAGCGGTCGGTGGTGTACGTCAGCTTCGGCAGCCGGAAGGCCTTAGCCCGGGACCAGCTCAGCGAGCTCGCCGACGGTCTTGAAGCGAGCGGTTGCCGGTTCTTGTGGGTGGTGAAGGGCACCGTCGTGGACAAAGACGACGGCGCCGAGCTCAGCGAGCTGCTCGGCGAAGGGTTCTTGCAGCGGGTGAGCGGCCGGGCACTCGTGACCAAGGCGTGGGTGGAGCAAGGGGAGGTCCTGAAGCACCCGGCCATCGGAATGTTCGTCAGCCACTGCGGCTGGAACTCGTTGACCGAGGCGTTCGCGAGTGGCGTGCCGGTGCTGGCGTGGCCGAGGTTCGCCGACCAGCGGGTGAACGCCGGCATTGTGGCGCGCCGTGGGGCCGGCGTCTGGGTCGAGCGGTGGAGCTGGGAAGGGGACGATGGGGTGGTGAAGGGGGAGGAGATCGCGGAGAAGGTGAAATCAGTGATGGCAGACGAGATGTTGAGGAGGAGTTCTACGGTGGTCCGCGAGGCCGCGATGACGGCCGTGGCCGGTGGCGGGACGAGCTACCGGAGCTTGGCGGAGCTTGTGGCACGGTGTTGTGATGGTAGTGCCAGTAACGCGCCGTCAGAGGCGTGA